The stretch of DNA AAAACTCGTTCAAAGGCAGGGTATAGAGCTTCATCTCTCCTCCAAGGTCGCCTCCATCCAGAAGTCCGATGCGACTCTATCTGTGACTATCGAGTTACCTGACGGCCAGAGCGTCCAAAAGGAATTTGAAAAGCTCTTGCTGGCCGTAGGACGCAGGCCGGTTACCGACGGCCTGTGGTCTGAAGGCGTACCCATCGAGACCGACCAGAAGGGCTTTATTAAGGTCAATGAGAAACTCCAGACCTCGGTTCCAGACACCTACGCGATAGGAGATGTGACCGGGCCGCCGCTTCTTGCCCACCGCGCCACTCGCCAGGGTCTTGTGGCCGCAGAGGTGATCGCAGGGGAGGAGGGTGCCGCTTACGATCCCAAGGCGATGCCTGCGTGCATCTTTACCCTGCCGACCGTGGCTTCGGTTGGGATGAGCGAAGAACAGGCTTTCCAAGCCGGTTACGAGATCGAGGTCGGGCGTTTCCCCTACTCCGCCCTGGGCCGGGCAGCAACCCTGGGTGAGCGCGACGGATTCGTAAAGATCATCGCCGAGAAGGGCTCGGGATGTCTCCTGGGCATGCACGTCCTGGGCACAGGCGCGGACCTTATGATCGGCGAAGGCCTTCTTGGCCTTGAGCTGGATGCATCGGTTGAATCAATAGGCTCCTCCGTACATCCTCACCCTACGCTCCTCGAGGCGGTGATGGAGGCCGCGGAGAACGTAAAGAAAAGAGCAATTCATATCAAGAACTGAGTATTAGAAGAAGAACATAGGGGGCGAGTATGAGGCACCCTCTATGCTAAGGTCAGCTACTGCCTAACCTATACGAGTTTTGTATAGACTGGCTTATCGTGTGTCAAGTTCCCTGCACGATCATTGTAGAATTGGACTTGTGCTAAGTAAGCAGTAGCTCCTATGTTGCTTGCTCGCGATTTGATGTTGCGTGTTTCGTCAGAACTTAGGTTGGCTGGGGTTGAGGGAGATAAAGCGGATTTTACTTGGACAAGATATAGAGGAGTTGTTTTTAGTAGCCTCTATGTCTGTTGAACCGGGTAGTCTGGTGTTTTGCAACACAGCCCACCCTTTAGCTCGGAGATCTTCTCTTACGACGGCTTCTCCGCGGGAGCCTACGTTTTGTGAAAACGATGTTTGATACATGTGTCTCCTTTATGTTTATGTGTTTACAATAGCCCCATTAGGGCTTCTTTCGGCGTAAGGCCTTATATCATCTCCTCCTTTCGGTTGGCAGATGGGGAAGTATTTCGATTCGTTTAAGATTCGCGCCCTGTCCTCCCAACTTATCCATCTGCCCCATAGAACACATTATAAGACAAATTCTTACTGCGTCAAATTGCAGAAGTCGAAAAACGAGACTTAAGTGTCTTCTAAAAAGTAACTTGGGTTATTGGGCAAACTTAAGCGCTTTTCTTTTTCCTGCGATCTTTTTGACCCTCCGGGTCAAAAAGGAGCATGTATTCGCCTTGACACAGCCCCAAAAAATCCTATAGTTATATGTTGTAGTATGGGAAGGATGCTCCACGGAGGAGAGCATCCCAAGCGGCGAGGCCGCACCCTGATGAACGTTAAGCTCCGTAAACATAGAGGTTGAATTGAGACTCACAAGTAATAAGAGACCTGCTCACGGAAGGGCATACCTTCTGGCCCTGGCCTTAGTAGCAGTGTTTGGGCTCGTTCTCACTGGATGTGAGTTTGAGTATTGGCCTGGCAGCCCAGAACCTTTCCTTGACGAAGGTGACGAGGAGACGTTCTATCTCTATGCCGCTCAGCATCACCGGGTTGGCGAACTCCTCGTCTGGAATGACAGTAGCTTTCTCTACGTGAAGTACGTTACAGACGAGGGCTATGATATGTCCGAGACCCACCTGCACGTTGACCCTCAATCTGATTCCATTCCGCAGGCGAATGGTAATCCGATTCCGGGTCGGTTTGACTACAAGGAAGAACACGATCCGCGCGTGAACGAATACACCTACGAGGTAGAATGGGACTCCACCTGGGACGGAAAGGATCTCAACATAGCAGCACATGCCATGGTCTGGGGGGTCTATGACGACACTACGGATGCCGACACCACGGAGGAGACTGCATGGGCCCGCATGTACGACGATCCTGAAGACTTCACCCACGAGTTCCCAGGCAAGAACTGGGCTACCTACGTAACCTACGAGCCCGAGGAGGGCGATGGGGATTGAGGTCTGAGCTTACAGAGGGGACTTTAGCCTCCCTGTTTTTTTAAGAAGATTTACCTTTTGGTCGTCTAATAAAGGAAAATTCAGCTAAAGTCGGCCTCTTTTTCCTTAACATTGCACCAGGATGATTATTCTCTTCATATCTCTACCCTCTCCGGCCAAGGCTCCTTCATGGCAAGCGACCATACCTTGTTGATGTAGTTGAGTATAAAGTAGTTCTGCATCAGATGCAGCCAGAACGCCCCTCTCTCCGTCAAGGAGATATGCTCCTCATCCTGGACACATAGTCCCAATGCCTTTGCCAATACTAGCAAGCGGCGGATCTTCTTATCCCTTGATCCGAACAGTTCACGGAGGCGCCTTTTGGGTATATAAGTGTCGTAGAACCGCCAGTAGAGCCAGTAATACATCGCAATGGATTCTGAAACTTCCATCTTCAACGCTACCGGTAGTCTCTGAGCAAGAGAGGCCTTGATATATTCACTGACGGAGAACGTGTTGAAGTAGAATACCCCTGGCAGATACGAAGCGGCGCCTGCCCCAAGGCCGATATAGCTCTCCCTTGTTACAGATGAGTATCGGGGAAGATCGCCCCGCTTGAAACCCCACACAGATACTCGCCGGAAACCATTGGCCACACAGTAATCATGTATGGCCTTGTACATCCTTCGCCGGGTAACGATGCCGGGCATCTTGACACTTTTCAGCTTAAGATACTTCCCGACCGTGGAGTAGGGAAAGGTAAAGAGAGGATATGTGGTTATCTGATCCACGCCGAGCTCAATCGCCCTTTTTATATCGGAGATCGCCTCCTTGACAGTCTGTCCAGGCAATGCGAACATGAGATCAACATTGACCGTTTTGAAACCGGCGGACATGACCTTACTTATCGCAGGATACAAAATACCTGCTGTGTAATCCCTGCCGATTAACTTGAGGTATCCCTCGTTGAAACTCTGCACCCCCAAGCTGATCAGGCTGAACCCGTATCTGAGCAGCTTGCCCAGGGTTTCGTCGTTGATATCGAAAGGGGTAGTTTCTATATACAGATCACCAGATACGGTGAAGTTATCCCTGATTATTTCTATAATTATACCTAACTCGTCGATAAGATTTGTAGGGGTACCGCCGCCTACGTAAATAGATGGTACCTCAATCCTCCCTAAGCGATTATGATACTGCTTTATTTCAGTCAGAATCGCCTTACGATAAGGTTTGGCCAGGGTCTTGTCGTATTCTACCTTGTTGTAGGGA from candidate division TA06 bacterium B3_TA06 encodes:
- the lpdA gene encoding dihydrolipoyl dehydrogenase, which produces MKYDVVIIGAGPGGYPAAIRLAQLGKKVLVVEKQAIGGVCLNSGCIPTKALCHAAEVRASLGFFQRIGLGIGDTGLEFAKLQQWKEGVVTKLVKGIEFLFKSNGVQLLKGTARIISPTRVQVKGEVLQDIDTDAIIVATGSTPTPLPDIEPDNERIFYAERALFFKHVPPSMLVIGAGATGLEMATIYNAFGTKVTIVEIMDQVQPGLDREIAENLAKLVQRQGIELHLSSKVASIQKSDATLSVTIELPDGQSVQKEFEKLLLAVGRRPVTDGLWSEGVPIETDQKGFIKVNEKLQTSVPDTYAIGDVTGPPLLAHRATRQGLVAAEVIAGEEGAAYDPKAMPACIFTLPTVASVGMSEEQAFQAGYEIEVGRFPYSALGRAATLGERDGFVKIIAEKGSGCLLGMHVLGTGADLMIGEGLLGLELDASVESIGSSVHPHPTLLEAVMEAAENVKKRAIHIKN